From the Quercus lobata isolate SW786 chromosome 6, ValleyOak3.0 Primary Assembly, whole genome shotgun sequence genome, one window contains:
- the LOC115949752 gene encoding F-box protein At5g07610-like — protein sequence MSSMDQGRRPNKFIANRNNKIYMDLKDIIREHALPFLPAKSLFRFKGVCRDWKLQISTPFFAHNQSNNFHRVMGFFCQSQSKPPSFISLDPNSCGIPDPSLQFLPEPVDIRTSSNGLLCCQGRTGEQPYYICNPATKQWKKLPKPTANHGSNPALVLIFEPSLLNFIAEYKLICAFPSADFDNAYEFEIYSSSEGSWTISREMFFGGAMFMPCSGVHVNGIVYWLSKMGGGGIVFFDLTMERTQRLYSSQNGCLGVMDGKLTVTSAYGQALTVNVLSNSYTNTMGMNSRVKAWDRKLHVNLSDRSELGALPSYTHSAHDQGAVLFASGDVIVFRCDRALHTYDMKTKEFGRLSCEIDNDVRFFGYVNGLVEI from the coding sequence ATGAGTTCAATGGATCAAGGAAGGAGACCAAATAAGTTCATTGCGAACAGAAACAACAAGATATACATGGACCTCAAAGACATAATACGAGAGCACGCCCTCCCTTTCCTTCCTGCTAAATCACTGTTCAGGTTCAAAGGGGTTTGTAGGGACTGGAAGCTCCAGATTTCAACTCCTTTCTTtgcacacaatcaatcaaataatTTTCATAGAGTCATGGGCTTCTTTTGTCAATCCCAGTCAAAGCCACCTTCATTTATATCCCTTGATCCAAATTCATGTGGCATTCCAGACCCATCTTTGCAGTTTTTGCCTGAACCGGTTGACATCAGGACTTCTTCCAATGGCCTACTCTGCTGTCAGGGTCGCACTGGCGAGCAACCCTACTATATCTGTAATCCTGCTACCAAGCAGTGGAAGAAACTCCCTAAACCCACTGCTAATCATGGGTCTAACCCTGCCCTCGTACTCATCTTCGAACCATCTTTACTCAACTTCATTGCTGAGTACAAGCTCATTTGTGCTTTTCCATCTGCTGATTTTGATAATGCTTATGAATTTGAGATTTATTCCTCTTCAGAAGGATCTTGGACAATTTCACGCGAGATGTTCTTTGGTGGTGCAATGTTCATGCCTTGCTCAGGTGTCCATGTGAATGGAATTGTATACTGGCTCTCTAAGATGGGTGGTGGTGGGATTGTATTTTTTGATCTCACCATGGAGCGTACACAGCGCCTCTATTCTTCTCAAAATGGCTGCTTGGGTGTGATGGATGGGAAGCTTACTGTGACTAGTGCTTATGGTCAGGCACTAACTGTGAATGTGCTGTCTAATTCCTACACAAACACAATGGGGATGAACAGCAGAGTCAAGGCTTGGGATAGAAAACTTCATGTCAATTTAAGCGACAGGTCAGAACTTGGTGCACTTCCTAGTTATACTCATTCAGCACATGATCAGGGTGCTGTTCTCTTTGCCAGTGGGGATGTGATTGTGTTTCGCTGTGACAGAGCACTTCATACATATGACATGAAGACTAAAGAATTTGGACGCCTAAGTTGTGAAATTGATAATGATGTGAGATTTTTTGGTTATGTGAATGGCCTTGTTGAAATCTAG